The following are encoded together in the Culex pipiens pallens isolate TS chromosome 1, TS_CPP_V2, whole genome shotgun sequence genome:
- the LOC120422119 gene encoding ankyrin homolog: MDIITTTPEPKCSDELLHSAALDGDLTAVKSLLEKGTTVDIARPCTGITPLMGASIKGHTEIARLLLERGASLNVFSKTFGLTALHWAAFGGNPETVALLLDAGATVDAASPDNGSTPLMMAALSGHLGVVRLLLEKGADIHALTKDGLTALHAAVRFGYSEIVTELVEKSLEINCGN; the protein is encoded by the coding sequence ATGGATATCATCACCACCACGCCGGAACCCAAATGCTCCGACGAACTTCTCCATTCGGCAGCACTGGACGGCGacttgacagctgtcaaatcccTGCTCGAAAAGGGAACCACAGTTGACATTGCACGACCCTGCACCGGCATCACCCCGCTGATGGGAGCGTCCATAAAAGGCCACACGGAGATCGCCCGCCTACTGCTGGAAAGGGGTGCCAGCTTGAACGTCTTTTCAAAAACCTTCGGTCTGACAGCACTGCACTGGGCGGCGTTCGGAGGGAATCCGGAGACTGTGGCACTTTTGCTGGACGCCGGTGCCACAGTTGATGCCGCCTCGCCGGACAATGGGAGCACTCCGCTCATGATGGCAGCACTGAGTGGTCACTTGGGGGTGGTGAGGTTGCTTCTTGAGAAGGGAGCGGATATTCATGCTTTGACAAAGGACGGATTGACGGCGTTGCACGCCGCGGTGAGGTTTGGATATTCGGAGATTGTAACGGAGTTGGTTGAAAAGAGTCTTGAAATAAACTGTGGTAATTAA
- the LOC120422120 gene encoding ankyrin repeat domain-containing protein 1-like — MDALNIENAESLYAASLRGDLPTVTSLLELATTVDWTSKYSGITPLIAASAKGHAGIVKLLLQKGANVDKLCDSLGLSALHWAVFGGSLETVAVLLEHGATVDTASPDNGSTPLIAASLSGYVEIVKLLLEKDANLHAKTKSGVTALHGAVRLNYSEIVELLVEKSEQL, encoded by the coding sequence ATGGACGcgttaaatattgaaaatgcagAATCACTGTACGCAGCATCTTTAAGGGGAGATCTCCCAACAGTGACATCCCTGCTGGAACTCGCTACCACAGTTGATTGGACGTCAAAATACTCCGGCATCACCCCGCTCATAGCGGCTTCCGCGAAAGGTCACGCCGGAATCGTCAAATTGTTGCTCCAAAAGGGCGCAAACGTCGACAAACTGTGCGACTCGCTGGGCTTGAGCGCACTTCATTGGGCCGTTTTCGGTGGAAGTTTGGAAACTGTGGCCGTGCTGCTCGAGCACGGTGCCACAGTTGATACGGCTTCACCTGATAATGGAAGCACCCCGTTGATAGCGGCATCGCTGAGTGGTTACGtcgaaatcgtgaaattgtTACTTGAGAAGGATGCAAATTTACACGCAAAGACGAAGAGTGGCGTTACGGCGCTGCACGGTGCTGTGCGGTTGAACTACTCGGAAATTGTTGAGTTGTTGGTTGAAAAAAGTGAGCAACTGTGA